One part of the Pelagicoccus sp. SDUM812003 genome encodes these proteins:
- a CDS encoding FKBP-type peptidyl-prolyl cis-trans isomerase: MPFLSSLSRRAIASAWRLVLALSCFGPLLSAQDETLALDYMPPAHAEIVSEQMPDASVIEGGIRFLELEKGEGPFIENGDRVEAIYTGTLLDGTVFNRKTGRFHTYRFEVGAEPREIIRGWEMAMPYMQNGGRYKIAIPSQFAYREKGRPGQVPPFSTVVFEITILDVKR, from the coding sequence ATGCCGTTCCTCTCTTCCCTGTCTCGTCGCGCCATCGCCTCTGCATGGCGTCTCGTCCTTGCGCTATCGTGTTTCGGGCCGCTGCTCTCGGCTCAGGATGAAACCCTTGCCCTCGACTACATGCCCCCCGCTCACGCGGAAATCGTGTCGGAGCAGATGCCCGACGCCTCGGTGATCGAAGGCGGTATCCGCTTTTTGGAGCTTGAGAAGGGAGAAGGGCCATTCATCGAAAACGGAGACCGAGTCGAAGCGATTTATACGGGAACCTTGCTCGATGGCACTGTTTTCAATCGGAAAACCGGACGCTTTCACACCTACCGATTCGAGGTCGGGGCCGAGCCGCGCGAGATCATTCGCGGTTGGGAGATGGCGATGCCGTATATGCAGAATGGAGGACGCTACAAAATTGCCATCCCATCGCAGTTCGCCTATCGCGAAAAGGGACGTCCCGGTCAGGTGCCTCCTTTTTCGACGGTCGTATTCGAAATCACGATACTCGATGTGAAGCGCTAG
- a CDS encoding ABC-ATPase domain-containing protein: protein MTSEDLSHELRRLDGRPYPAYKDLRGRYTFSRFDLSIDRVQGDPFAAPSRLSLRIAHAVSALPPSAWSTPSRRIGSENAIAMAFAHSCRRHQSRDGSGKSGLIAIDEPEQEILARTCVQISESETIVRFAVGLPASGRRILGRAADRLLVDIVSLVAQDALDFEQPELLQSVEAFATANETGDHLRKQLGEQKLVAFIADGAILPRASGVDQRPLKDAIPFRSPASMRRVLKLPNGETIAGLGIREGVTLIVGGGYHGKSTLLNAIERGVYNHRPGDGRERVVTRADACKIRAEDGRSVASVDLSAFISDLPGGKQTSSFSTENASGSTSQAAAIIESLESGCRALLIDEDISATNFLIRDRRMQQLISADKEPITPLAQRVKGLHRQHGVSTLLVLGGSSDYFEPADAVIAMENFLPFDLTNEAKALCEHTTEETTPFPLPEDKRFAQGKSIYPYRSAPAYRGRKQAGTRPPRKNIKAHETRSLSFGTEEIDLSLLAQLVSPSQTRAIGALLEVACDESLFEQRSLIEALEAALETAHSNGWSSLPGNDLAAVRLQELAACLNRLRSLRIR from the coding sequence ATGACCAGCGAAGACCTTTCCCACGAACTCCGTCGCCTCGATGGCCGTCCCTACCCGGCCTACAAAGATCTGCGGGGCCGGTACACCTTTTCTCGGTTCGACCTGAGCATCGATCGCGTGCAAGGCGACCCCTTTGCCGCTCCCTCCCGGCTTTCGCTGCGCATCGCCCACGCCGTGTCCGCTTTGCCCCCCTCCGCCTGGTCGACGCCTTCCCGTCGCATCGGTTCGGAAAACGCCATCGCTATGGCCTTCGCCCACTCCTGCAGACGTCACCAGAGCCGCGATGGCTCTGGCAAATCGGGCCTCATCGCCATCGACGAGCCGGAGCAGGAAATCCTCGCCCGCACCTGCGTGCAGATTTCCGAATCGGAAACCATAGTGCGCTTCGCGGTCGGATTGCCCGCGAGCGGCCGGCGAATCCTCGGCCGGGCTGCAGATCGTCTTCTGGTGGACATCGTTTCACTCGTGGCGCAGGACGCCCTCGATTTCGAACAGCCAGAGCTGCTGCAAAGCGTGGAGGCGTTCGCTACAGCGAACGAAACCGGAGACCACTTGCGCAAACAGCTCGGCGAGCAGAAGCTGGTGGCCTTCATCGCCGATGGGGCCATCCTGCCACGAGCATCCGGGGTCGACCAACGCCCCTTGAAAGACGCCATACCCTTTCGTTCCCCAGCGTCGATGCGAAGGGTTTTGAAGCTTCCAAACGGCGAGACGATCGCGGGCTTGGGCATCCGGGAGGGCGTCACGCTCATCGTGGGCGGCGGCTACCATGGAAAGTCCACCCTGCTCAACGCCATCGAGCGAGGCGTCTACAATCATCGTCCCGGCGACGGCAGGGAGCGGGTGGTGACGCGAGCCGATGCCTGTAAGATCCGAGCTGAGGACGGCCGCTCGGTCGCATCGGTCGACTTGTCGGCCTTCATCAGCGATCTTCCGGGGGGCAAGCAAACGAGCAGCTTCTCCACGGAAAACGCTTCCGGGTCCACCTCTCAAGCAGCCGCGATCATCGAGAGCCTGGAAAGCGGCTGCCGAGCCCTCCTGATCGACGAGGATATCTCCGCCACCAATTTTCTGATACGCGATCGACGCATGCAGCAGCTGATCTCGGCAGACAAGGAGCCTATCACGCCGCTGGCCCAACGCGTCAAAGGGCTGCACCGACAGCATGGCGTATCCACCTTGTTGGTACTTGGCGGATCGAGCGACTATTTCGAACCGGCTGACGCTGTTATCGCTATGGAGAATTTCCTGCCGTTCGACCTTACCAACGAAGCCAAAGCCCTGTGCGAGCACACTACGGAAGAAACGACGCCCTTCCCCTTGCCCGAGGACAAACGCTTCGCCCAAGGGAAATCGATCTATCCATACAGGTCCGCGCCGGCCTACCGCGGACGGAAGCAGGCCGGTACGCGTCCGCCGCGCAAGAACATCAAAGCCCACGAAACGCGCTCGCTTTCCTTTGGAACCGAAGAAATCGATCTATCGCTGCTTGCCCAACTTGTTTCCCCCTCCCAGACGCGAGCGATCGGCGCCCTGCTGGAAGTCGCCTGCGATGAAAGCCTTTTCGAGCAGCGATCGTTGATCGAGGCCCTCGAAGCCGCGTTGGAAACTGCCCACTCCAACGGCTGGTCGAGCCTGCCCGGAAACGATCTGGCAGCTGTTCGCTTGCAGGAGCTTGCCGCCTGCCTGAACCGACTACGATCCCTGCGGATCCGTTGA
- a CDS encoding LacI family DNA-binding transcriptional regulator has protein sequence MSSVRELARELGLSHTTVSDALRNKPRVKKATRERVLAAAEKAGYRYNPLAGALMSEMRRSSVGVFQGVLAVVDLESSKGRVPGAKRYHSEISEGCREKANELGFKTETFVMGAEHLSVSRLDTILRSRGIRGIILLPASTPNISQLPWEDYAGVYTDYIIEKPALDSVCSDHFRSMVIALRKLQELGYKRLGLVLHEEHDARLLYRWEAAFHMHNEHTPGCEALEPLLLKEFKKEGFAEWFEQQKPDVVLCHRVQAMEWMLELGAKIPETHGFCSLNTRMTDIPVSGLDLCPRLLGRRATELLVGQLHRNDYGVPETASTTTVPAVWVDGPTTRVQD, from the coding sequence ATGAGTTCCGTTAGAGAATTGGCCCGAGAACTCGGGTTGTCGCATACCACCGTATCCGACGCCTTGAGAAACAAACCCCGTGTAAAGAAAGCCACGCGCGAGCGTGTGCTGGCTGCCGCCGAAAAGGCTGGCTACCGTTACAATCCCCTGGCGGGAGCGCTGATGTCCGAGATGCGCCGCTCCTCGGTGGGCGTTTTCCAAGGGGTGCTCGCGGTGGTGGATTTGGAGAGCTCCAAGGGACGCGTGCCAGGGGCCAAGCGCTATCACAGCGAGATTTCCGAGGGCTGCCGGGAGAAGGCGAACGAGTTGGGTTTCAAGACGGAAACCTTCGTCATGGGGGCGGAGCATTTGAGCGTTTCCCGCTTGGACACCATCCTGCGGTCCCGCGGGATTCGTGGGATCATTTTGCTGCCGGCGTCCACGCCAAACATCAGCCAGCTCCCCTGGGAGGATTACGCGGGCGTGTACACCGACTACATCATCGAAAAGCCCGCCTTGGACTCGGTTTGCTCGGATCACTTTCGCTCCATGGTCATCGCGCTTCGCAAGCTGCAGGAGCTGGGCTACAAGCGGCTGGGGCTGGTGCTGCACGAGGAGCACGACGCTCGCCTGCTCTATCGTTGGGAAGCGGCCTTTCACATGCACAACGAGCACACGCCGGGCTGCGAGGCGCTTGAGCCCTTGCTGCTGAAGGAGTTCAAGAAGGAGGGTTTCGCGGAGTGGTTCGAGCAGCAGAAGCCGGACGTGGTGCTTTGCCATCGCGTCCAGGCGATGGAGTGGATGCTCGAACTCGGAGCGAAGATCCCGGAGACGCATGGGTTCTGCTCCTTGAACACGCGCATGACCGACATCCCGGTGAGCGGTCTGGACCTCTGTCCGCGCCTTTTGGGACGCCGCGCAACGGAGCTTTTGGTCGGGCAGCTGCACCGAAACGACTACGGAGTGCCCGAGACCGCTTCCACCACCACAGTTCCGGCGGTCTGGGTCGACGGGCCGACCACGCGCGTTCAGGACTAG
- a CDS encoding family 43 glycosylhydrolase, whose amino-acid sequence MKSRFRTATYLLTIIVSLCSLVRADTDLSWTNPLIAQRADPHVALRSDGYYYLLATAPEYDRIEIRRSKSIAGLATAEAKTVWRKNESGPLSGPIWAPELHYLDGSWYIYVTSGIEGEDWRSFRVYALENDSPDPMRGEWIERGPIVTNWESFSLDATVFEHQGERYYLWTQAVPGVEGTSVLISKMDTPLSLTGEQTILTRPEYDWEKQVYAVNEAPAVLVRNGKVFVTYSASATDHNYCLGLLTADADADLLDPDSWSKAAEPVFKSDETTSQYGPGHNSFTTSKDGSVDIIVYHSRDYKRIEGEALANPDRATRAQALEWDAQGNPIFASPVADGPYRYEVEPLKASLEVDLEAPGKAISRDLVGIFYEDLNYAADGGLYAELIQNRSFEYSATEQASWGPLSFWDLVTEGEGTGYLGLGNARPVHVKNPHYLLLNVENAGDGVGVSNGGFDEIPLVAGESYQASFWAYQTYMGRKWGGDREEENQPMPVELKLVDELGQVLARADFTVKGREWTQHQAELVPSRSVDKSRLVLLAKKAGGLAVDMVSLFPNDTFMGRENGLRRDLAQAIADINPKFMRFPGGCLVHGQGVRHYYDWKDSVGPVETREGQRNSWGYHQTLGLGYHEYFQFCEDIDAIPIPVVSAGVCCQHAGDSPHLGQEGLPMEEMPGYIQDVLDLIEWANGPADSQWGAVRAAAGHPEPFGLKYIGVGNEDAITSIFKVRFQMIRDAIAEAYPEIVVIGTVGPFASGEDYDRGWEFARELDLEMVDEHYYVSPQWFWDNLDRYDSYDRDEAAVYLGEYAAHEPDRRNTLRSALAEAAGLTSYERNGDIVRFVSYAPLLARRGHTQWTPDMIYFDADSVYLTPNYYVQKLFGRNAGNVYIPSTLQGVEDRKIAVSATEDTDSGDLLLKIVNGENAGLQLALSFVGWEADAHLEVTETVLTGPGADAVNVDGAPPAVAPVTKELTLDLGKDYFAPANSLTVLRMRK is encoded by the coding sequence ATGAAAAGCCGTTTTCGCACCGCTACCTACCTGCTGACGATCATTGTCTCGCTCTGCTCGCTTGTCCGCGCGGATACTGATTTGAGTTGGACAAACCCGCTGATCGCTCAGCGAGCCGATCCTCATGTCGCTTTGCGCAGCGACGGTTATTACTACCTTCTAGCCACGGCCCCGGAGTACGATCGGATCGAGATTCGTCGCTCAAAGAGCATCGCGGGGCTGGCTACTGCCGAGGCGAAAACCGTGTGGCGCAAGAACGAGTCCGGACCGTTGAGCGGACCGATCTGGGCCCCGGAGCTGCACTACCTCGATGGCAGCTGGTACATTTACGTGACCTCGGGCATCGAAGGCGAGGACTGGCGAAGCTTTCGGGTATACGCTTTGGAAAACGATTCCCCGGACCCCATGCGTGGGGAGTGGATCGAGCGCGGGCCGATTGTGACCAATTGGGAGTCCTTCTCGTTGGACGCTACGGTGTTCGAGCATCAGGGGGAGCGTTATTATCTCTGGACGCAAGCGGTGCCGGGAGTCGAAGGCACCAGCGTCCTGATTTCAAAAATGGATACGCCGCTCAGCTTGACCGGTGAACAGACCATCCTGACCCGCCCTGAATACGATTGGGAGAAGCAGGTTTACGCCGTGAACGAGGCGCCGGCGGTTCTGGTGAGGAATGGCAAGGTGTTCGTCACCTACTCGGCAAGCGCCACCGATCACAACTATTGCCTGGGGCTGCTGACCGCGGACGCGGATGCGGATCTGCTGGACCCGGATTCATGGAGCAAGGCGGCGGAACCTGTTTTCAAGAGCGACGAGACGACTAGCCAATACGGTCCTGGACACAACTCCTTCACGACCAGCAAGGATGGATCCGTCGACATTATCGTGTATCACTCTCGCGACTACAAACGGATCGAAGGCGAAGCCTTGGCGAATCCCGATCGGGCCACCCGCGCTCAAGCGCTGGAGTGGGATGCCCAGGGAAATCCGATTTTCGCTTCACCGGTTGCGGACGGCCCGTATCGCTACGAAGTCGAGCCGCTAAAGGCGTCCTTGGAGGTCGATCTGGAAGCGCCCGGGAAAGCGATCAGTCGCGACCTCGTTGGCATTTTCTATGAGGATCTCAACTACGCCGCGGACGGCGGCCTCTACGCGGAGCTGATTCAAAACCGCTCCTTCGAATACAGCGCAACCGAGCAAGCCTCATGGGGTCCGCTTTCCTTTTGGGATTTGGTGACCGAAGGCGAAGGAACCGGATACCTCGGTCTCGGGAACGCCCGTCCGGTACACGTCAAGAACCCTCACTATCTGCTGCTCAACGTGGAAAATGCCGGAGATGGCGTAGGGGTGTCGAACGGCGGCTTCGATGAGATTCCGCTGGTTGCTGGAGAATCCTATCAAGCTTCCTTCTGGGCCTATCAGACCTATATGGGGCGAAAGTGGGGAGGCGATAGGGAGGAGGAGAACCAGCCGATGCCAGTCGAGCTGAAGCTTGTGGACGAGCTCGGGCAGGTCCTCGCCCGAGCCGATTTCACGGTCAAGGGGCGCGAGTGGACGCAGCACCAGGCGGAGCTGGTACCAAGCAGGAGCGTCGACAAGTCGCGCCTGGTGTTGCTGGCCAAGAAGGCGGGAGGCCTGGCCGTAGACATGGTTTCTCTCTTTCCCAACGATACTTTCATGGGCAGGGAGAATGGTTTGAGGCGCGATCTGGCTCAGGCCATCGCCGACATCAACCCCAAGTTCATGCGGTTCCCGGGCGGGTGTCTTGTTCATGGACAGGGCGTGCGCCACTACTACGATTGGAAGGACAGCGTGGGCCCGGTGGAGACGCGTGAGGGGCAGCGAAATTCCTGGGGCTATCATCAGACCTTGGGACTAGGGTACCACGAGTACTTCCAGTTCTGCGAGGATATCGACGCCATCCCCATCCCAGTGGTGTCGGCGGGCGTCTGCTGTCAACATGCTGGGGATAGTCCTCATCTGGGACAGGAGGGCCTGCCAATGGAGGAGATGCCCGGCTACATCCAGGATGTGCTGGACCTGATAGAGTGGGCCAATGGGCCCGCGGATTCGCAGTGGGGGGCGGTTCGCGCCGCGGCAGGGCATCCGGAGCCATTCGGCTTGAAATACATTGGCGTTGGAAACGAGGACGCCATCACCAGCATTTTCAAAGTCCGCTTTCAAATGATCCGCGATGCCATCGCCGAAGCGTATCCAGAAATCGTAGTCATCGGGACGGTTGGACCTTTTGCCAGCGGCGAGGACTACGACAGGGGCTGGGAGTTTGCCCGCGAGCTGGATCTGGAGATGGTCGACGAGCATTATTACGTGAGCCCGCAATGGTTTTGGGACAACCTGGATCGCTACGACAGCTACGATCGCGACGAGGCTGCTGTCTATCTCGGCGAGTACGCCGCCCACGAGCCCGATCGACGAAACACCTTGCGCTCCGCTTTGGCGGAAGCGGCTGGCTTGACCAGCTATGAGAGAAATGGCGACATCGTGAGATTCGTTTCCTATGCCCCCTTGCTCGCTCGCAGAGGGCACACCCAATGGACTCCGGACATGATCTATTTCGACGCGGACTCAGTGTATCTAACTCCCAACTACTACGTGCAGAAGCTTTTCGGACGGAATGCAGGAAACGTCTACATTCCATCCACGCTCCAAGGAGTTGAGGATCGTAAGATCGCTGTATCCGCGACTGAGGATACGGACTCCGGGGATCTGCTGCTCAAGATTGTGAACGGAGAAAACGCCGGCCTGCAGCTCGCGCTTTCCTTTGTGGGCTGGGAAGCGGATGCCCACCTTGAGGTCACGGAAACCGTTCTGACTGGTCCTGGAGCCGATGCCGTCAACGTCGATGGAGCTCCGCCCGCGGTTGCCCCAGTGACGAAGGAGCTCACGCTCGATCTCGGGAAGGACTACTTCGCGCCAGCAAACTCGTTGACAGTTCTCCGCATGCGAAAATGA
- a CDS encoding Gfo/Idh/MocA family oxidoreductase — translation MSRNESSYAPQGGDIKPVVEEGEFPIAAAFFNHGHIYGQIDALVEAGAQLRYVYDPEPSRYERVLKRYPNARPASSFGEILDDSDLRLVTAAAIPNERCLIGIQVMESGKDYLTDKAPFTSIEQLNTAKAAIVRTGRRYMVYYSERLANEASWHAGELIKEGAIGKVIQVANLAPHRLSAESRPDWFFRKEIAGGILTDIGSHQCEQFLAYSGAVDGAVQYARVDNVAHPMYPEFEDYGEANVVLSDGSTGYCRLDWFTPEGAKVWGDGRCFVLGTKGYLEIRKYRDIGIGGSDRIYLVNDEGEHVIDCRGKVGRPFFGAFILDCLNGTETAMTQAHALKAAELSLKAQAMADRTRRAGEVAG, via the coding sequence ATGAGCAGAAACGAGAGTAGCTACGCCCCGCAAGGCGGCGACATCAAGCCAGTGGTGGAGGAGGGCGAGTTTCCCATCGCCGCCGCCTTCTTCAATCACGGTCACATCTACGGGCAGATCGACGCTCTGGTCGAAGCTGGCGCTCAGCTGCGCTATGTTTACGACCCCGAACCCAGTCGATATGAGAGGGTGCTGAAACGGTACCCGAACGCTAGGCCGGCCTCCAGCTTCGGGGAGATTCTCGACGACTCGGACCTGCGCCTGGTCACCGCGGCGGCTATCCCCAATGAACGCTGCCTCATCGGTATCCAAGTTATGGAGTCAGGGAAGGACTACCTGACCGATAAGGCTCCGTTCACTAGTATCGAGCAGCTAAATACGGCGAAAGCCGCCATCGTGAGAACCGGCCGTCGCTACATGGTCTATTATTCGGAACGCTTGGCGAACGAAGCGTCTTGGCATGCGGGTGAGCTGATCAAGGAGGGGGCCATTGGAAAGGTGATACAAGTGGCGAATCTCGCTCCGCATCGCCTTTCTGCGGAGTCGCGACCGGATTGGTTCTTTCGCAAAGAGATAGCCGGAGGTATCTTGACCGATATCGGATCGCATCAGTGCGAGCAGTTCTTGGCCTATTCCGGAGCTGTCGATGGAGCTGTTCAGTACGCTCGGGTCGACAACGTCGCCCACCCGATGTATCCGGAATTTGAGGACTATGGAGAAGCCAATGTCGTCCTAAGCGATGGCTCTACGGGCTACTGTCGGCTCGATTGGTTCACTCCTGAGGGGGCGAAGGTCTGGGGCGATGGTCGTTGTTTCGTCCTCGGAACCAAGGGCTATCTGGAGATCCGCAAGTACCGCGACATCGGCATAGGCGGCTCGGATCGCATCTATCTGGTGAACGACGAGGGAGAGCATGTGATCGATTGTCGGGGAAAGGTCGGTCGCCCGTTCTTCGGGGCGTTCATTCTGGATTGTCTCAATGGTACTGAAACGGCTATGACACAGGCTCATGCTCTGAAGGCAGCTGAGCTGTCCCTCAAGGCCCAGGCCATGGCGGATCGGACTCGACGGGCGGGCGAAGTCGCCGGTTGA
- a CDS encoding sugar efflux transporter, whose amino-acid sequence MIRIPATLKTLFAQPNFTGLLGSSFVLGVAFSFVAPFLSKWGTEELDLTPSRFSLFMTLVSLAAIVVSTVLARLSDTQFSRRQMLAAGSVSGVLGFVGYAFVRDIWLLLFIGCTVQAIASVCFAQLFSHAREVYGAPPASGPDRSSFTMSVVRVCFSFAWTLGPALGAFALLAFGFQGLFVSAAALYLLFFLGTLRFVPHRPASKPVANVSTPSLLSTLRDPRLLLPFVAFASLFAANSINMMNLPLAITLNFNGTERDFGIVFGIGPLAEIPLMLLFGHLASRGYQFLLIKLGFFITLSYFILLFVATQPWHVYLIQILSGAAFAILTNIAIGYFQDLAPKQMGLATSLFSNSGAVGNLVGLLSFGFIVEALGNRNAFLVCAALTAVGLALIPFAKPKTASARPCLTA is encoded by the coding sequence ATGATCCGCATCCCCGCTACGCTCAAAACGCTCTTCGCTCAGCCAAACTTCACCGGCCTGCTCGGCTCGTCCTTTGTGCTAGGTGTCGCGTTTTCCTTCGTGGCGCCCTTTCTTTCGAAATGGGGCACGGAGGAACTGGACCTGACGCCGAGCCGGTTCAGCCTCTTCATGACGCTGGTCTCGCTGGCGGCGATCGTCGTCAGCACCGTGCTGGCCCGACTATCGGACACCCAGTTTTCGCGCCGACAGATGCTGGCCGCGGGAAGCGTTTCGGGCGTGCTCGGGTTTGTTGGATACGCCTTCGTTCGCGATATCTGGCTGCTGCTTTTCATCGGCTGCACCGTGCAGGCGATCGCCAGCGTCTGCTTCGCGCAACTGTTCTCGCACGCCCGAGAAGTCTACGGAGCGCCGCCGGCAAGCGGCCCAGATCGCTCCTCCTTCACCATGAGCGTGGTGCGGGTCTGCTTTTCCTTCGCATGGACTCTAGGTCCCGCCCTGGGCGCCTTCGCCCTGCTCGCCTTCGGGTTCCAAGGACTCTTCGTTTCTGCCGCGGCGCTGTACCTGCTGTTTTTTCTCGGGACCCTTCGTTTCGTTCCCCATCGGCCCGCGTCCAAGCCAGTAGCGAACGTATCCACACCTTCACTACTGAGCACCCTCCGCGATCCTAGGCTTCTGCTTCCCTTCGTGGCTTTCGCTTCGCTCTTCGCCGCGAACTCGATCAACATGATGAATCTTCCGCTCGCTATCACGCTGAACTTCAACGGCACCGAGAGGGACTTTGGCATCGTGTTCGGGATCGGTCCCTTGGCGGAAATCCCCCTAATGCTGCTGTTCGGCCATCTGGCGAGCCGTGGCTATCAGTTTCTCCTCATAAAACTCGGTTTTTTCATCACGCTGAGCTACTTCATCCTGCTTTTCGTGGCGACTCAGCCATGGCACGTCTACCTGATTCAGATCCTCAGCGGAGCCGCGTTCGCGATCCTGACCAACATCGCCATCGGCTACTTTCAAGATCTCGCTCCGAAACAGATGGGACTCGCCACCTCGCTTTTTTCGAATTCAGGAGCGGTGGGAAACCTAGTGGGCCTGCTGTCGTTCGGCTTCATCGTCGAAGCCCTAGGAAACCGCAACGCCTTCCTTGTCTGCGCCGCTTTGACCGCAGTCGGTCTCGCCCTGATCCCCTTCGCGAAACCCAAGACCGCCAGCGCTCGCCCCTGCCTCACGGCTTAA